From the Helicobacter sp. MIT 05-5293 genome, one window contains:
- a CDS encoding carboxymuconolactone decarboxylase family protein, with protein MNLTENAKQNFETLFGVSPAQSDLAKTDPEFFSNYVNFTFDEVIADSKLELQERLLIILASLVAIPALSEYKTILNAALKNGVSPIAIKEILYQATPYVGMGKSIDFITATNEIFKAHHITLPLEAQSTTTRENRQEKGLETQRELFGEAIDKGNANTPKDYQHIRRFLSANCFGDYYTRTGLELQFRELLTFVYILSMGGADSQVKAHVAGNIRIGNDRAKLIAVVTALVPYIGYPRSLNALSAIDAIAPLS; from the coding sequence ATGAACCTCACAGAAAACGCAAAACAAAACTTTGAAACCCTTTTTGGTGTTTCGCCCGCTCAAAGCGATTTGGCAAAAACCGACCCCGAGTTTTTTAGTAATTATGTCAATTTCACCTTTGATGAAGTCATAGCAGATTCTAAGCTAGAACTACAAGAACGACTACTGATAATCCTTGCTTCACTCGTGGCAATCCCTGCTTTAAGTGAATACAAGACGATTCTAAATGCCGCGCTTAAAAATGGTGTTTCGCCCATAGCGATTAAAGAGATACTCTACCAAGCGACACCTTATGTCGGAATGGGCAAGAGCATTGACTTTATCACCGCAACCAATGAGATTTTTAAAGCACATCACATCACCTTGCCCCTAGAAGCCCAAAGCACCACCACGCGAGAAAACCGCCAAGAAAAAGGCTTAGAGACCCAAAGAGAGCTTTTTGGCGAAGCGATTGACAAAGGCAATGCAAACACACCCAAAGACTATCAGCATATCCGCAGATTCTTATCAGCAAATTGCTTTGGTGATTATTACACGCGCACAGGTTTAGAGCTGCAATTCCGCGAACTCTTAACTTTTGTGTATATCCTCTCAATGGGTGGGGCAGATTCTCAAGTCAAAGCCCATGTCGCGGGGAATATTAGAATTGGCAATGATAGAGCAAAACTTATCGCTGTGGTTACCGCGCTTGTGCCATATATTGGCTACCCAAGAAGCCTTAATGCGTTAAGTGCGATTGATGCGATTGCGCCGCTAAGTTAA
- a CDS encoding site-specific DNA-methyltransferase: protein MCKKRGGGQNASNAESSVDSQSLKHKLIIGDNYPALLNLLISYQNRVKVIYIDPPYGKDDMGNFAQTNYDNAITRDNLLSMLYPRLQLARELLREDGVIFCSIDDRNQAYVKCLFDEVFGEGNFVSCVPRIIKKGGKSTTTMQKNHDYILVYTKNKGLVDNFSLEDRDESTFTLEDEFVEKRGKYKLTQTLDYSSLQYSKNMDYKIEIDGRVFYAGGSEKQYLERINGIHKTTDWVWRWSKGAVEWGIKNGFVVVKGDRIYTKTYLNCKKANGKNEIEYFDSGKPFTTLSFLENENSNDNGKKDLDSILAVGNINAPFKNPKPIKLLMNLIKMVSQSNQRDISGLKSPQYDNAESQNDKGRKILDEKSGLCSLKQGSRIDAFTDEAKGELHDLSLKDKPLEEGDIVLDFFAGSGTTAHAVLELNREDGGNRTFILVTNNEIADLNPNGIAHDVTTKRLKRIMSGECYDGDKNFKWLEKNAPYGGILEVSEIKEVSIYESETGKNAFEVIDERLYGLEPFENLKDKIAWVCENFSHATKTLKMQKDNKEMNEAEWEAYLKAKKAGNSNDTSSD from the coding sequence TTGTGCAAAAAGCGGGGGGGGGGGCAAAATGCCTCAAATGCCGAATCTAGCGTAGATTCACAATCGCTCAAGCATAAACTCATCATCGGGGATAATTATCCCGCACTTTTAAATCTCCTTATCTCTTATCAAAATCGCGTGAAAGTCATCTACATAGACCCGCCTTATGGGAAAGATGATATGGGTAACTTCGCCCAAACCAACTACGACAACGCTATAACCCGCGATAATCTCCTCTCTATGCTTTACCCTAGACTGCAGTTAGCGCGGGAGCTACTGCGGGAAGATGGCGTGATATTTTGTAGCATAGATGATAGGAATCAAGCCTATGTCAAATGCCTTTTTGATGAGGTTTTCGGCGAGGGGAATTTTGTAAGTTGTGTGCCTAGAATTATTAAAAAAGGTGGCAAAAGCACGACAACAATGCAAAAAAATCATGATTACATTCTTGTATATACAAAAAATAAGGGTTTAGTAGATAATTTTTCATTAGAAGATAGAGATGAAAGCACATTCACTTTAGAAGATGAATTTGTAGAAAAAAGAGGAAAATACAAATTAACACAAACGCTTGATTATAGTTCTCTGCAATACTCTAAAAATATGGATTATAAAATCGAAATTGATGGCAGAGTTTTTTATGCTGGTGGGAGTGAAAAGCAATATTTAGAGAGAATCAATGGAATACATAAAACGACAGATTGGGTGTGGAGGTGGTCAAAGGGAGCAGTAGAATGGGGCATAAAAAATGGATTTGTGGTTGTAAAGGGCGATAGAATCTATACAAAAACATATCTAAACTGCAAAAAGGCTAATGGTAAAAATGAAATAGAATATTTTGATAGCGGAAAACCTTTCACGACTTTATCTTTTTTGGAAAATGAAAATTCAAATGATAATGGAAAAAAGGATTTAGATTCTATTTTGGCAGTTGGCAATATCAATGCACCTTTTAAAAACCCAAAACCCATAAAATTACTAATGAATTTAATTAAAATGGTGAGTCAATCCAACCAAAGAGATATTTCGGGCTTAAAAAGCCCTCAATATGACAATGCGGAATCTCAAAACGACAAAGGGAGAAAGATTTTAGATGAGAAATCGGGGTTGTGTAGCCTTAAGCAAGGAAGTAGAATAGACGCATTCACTGACGAAGCGAAAGGCGAACTCCACGATTTATCGCTAAAAGATAAGCCCTTAGAAGAGGGGGATATTGTGCTAGACTTCTTTGCCGGCTCCGGCACCACCGCCCACGCAGTGCTTGAACTCAACCGCGAAGATGGCGGCAATCGCACTTTTATTTTAGTAACCAACAATGAAATAGCCGACCTTAACCCCAATGGAATCGCACACGATGTAACGACTAAGCGACTAAAGCGCATTATGAGCGGAGAATGCTATGATGGGGATAAAAACTTCAAATGGCTTGAGAAAAACGCGCCTTATGGCGGAATCTTAGAAGTGAGTGAGATAAAGGAAGTCAGCATATATGAGAGCGAAACGGGTAAAAATGCCTTTGAGGTTATTGATGAGAGACTTTATGGCTTAGAGCCTTTTGAAAATCTCAAAGATAAAATCGCGTGGGTGTGTGAAAACTTCTCCCACGCGACCAAGACTTTAAAAATGCAAAAAGATAACAAGGAAATGAACGAAGCAGAGTGGGAAGCATACCTCAAAGCCAAAAAAGCAGGAAATAGCAATGACACAAGCAGTGATTGA
- a CDS encoding MerR family transcriptional regulator, translated as MAWTIKEVSKQTGISPHTLRFWAKVGLFETFIDRDENGVKYFDKRGVELIAWIACLRDTGMSLKDTKKYMKLIAQGRKSANERKEMLLKQTAILKQQLTNIHQSIEKLEHKISIYDEMIATGKEMKLCGVEERKKQKKAKKITYKT; from the coding sequence ATGGCTTGGACGATTAAAGAAGTCTCAAAACAAACCGGAATCTCACCACATACTTTGCGATTCTGGGCGAAAGTCGGGCTTTTTGAAACCTTTATTGACAGAGATGAAAATGGGGTGAAATATTTTGATAAAAGAGGTGTGGAGCTGATTGCGTGGATTGCTTGTTTGCGCGATACAGGAATGAGCCTCAAAGATACCAAAAAATATATGAAACTGATTGCTCAAGGCAGGAAAAGTGCAAATGAGCGCAAAGAAATGCTACTCAAACAAACCGCGATTCTTAAACAACAGCTCACAAACATTCATCAAAGCATTGAAAAGCTTGAACATAAAATTAGCATTTATGATGAGATGATTGCCACAGGCAAAGAAATGAAACTCTGTGGTGTAGAGGAGAGAAAAAAGCAAAAGAAAGCCAAAAAAATAACATACAAAACTTAG
- a CDS encoding aldo/keto reductase, protein MTNQTRREFLQNSSKFIGALALFSSGIGTLNAQSITQNKGEIMQDSKTLPTESLTRTLGKSGIKVSSIGLGCMGMSANHGPARDKKEMIKLLQKAVDLGYTFFDTAEVYGPHTNEELLGEALKPYKDKVIINTKFGFYYPFGKQQLDSSRKSIIRAVDGSLRRLQRDCIDLYTQHRVDIDTPIEEVAQTMQMLVKEGKIKAWALGEAGVKTIQKAHKVFAPVAMQSQYSMAFRELENNGIMDTCEKLGITIIAYSPLDRGFLGGSFDKNTTFHPTLDFRASMPRYTKEALEENQKVIDFIKDVAKNKSINGKPASVAQVALAWILSNKSFVVPIPETTKIHRLEENLNARLLHFSQEELKEINTQLNKLVIVGERYAPGSDAAKSVGL, encoded by the coding sequence ATGACAAACCAAACGCGTAGAGAATTTTTGCAAAATTCAAGCAAATTCATTGGTGCTTTGGCACTTTTTAGCAGCGGGATTGGCACACTAAACGCACAATCGATTACCCAAAACAAAGGAGAAATCATGCAAGATTCTAAAACCTTACCCACAGAATCGCTTACACGCACACTTGGCAAAAGCGGGATAAAAGTCTCGAGCATTGGGCTAGGTTGTATGGGAATGAGCGCAAATCATGGACCCGCAAGAGACAAAAAAGAGATGATAAAACTCTTGCAAAAAGCGGTGGATTTGGGCTATACATTTTTTGATACTGCCGAAGTCTATGGACCCCACACCAACGAAGAATTGCTTGGCGAAGCACTAAAACCCTATAAAGACAAAGTCATCATCAATACAAAGTTTGGATTCTATTATCCTTTTGGCAAACAACAGCTTGATTCGAGCAGAAAATCTATTATTCGTGCGGTTGATGGCAGCTTAAGACGATTGCAAAGAGATTGTATCGACCTCTATACGCAACATCGGGTAGATATTGATACACCCATAGAAGAAGTTGCCCAGACGATGCAAATGCTTGTCAAAGAAGGCAAGATTAAAGCGTGGGCATTGGGCGAAGCAGGAGTTAAGACAATCCAAAAAGCGCACAAAGTCTTTGCACCTGTGGCAATGCAAAGTCAATATTCTATGGCTTTTCGTGAGTTAGAAAATAATGGCATTATGGACACATGCGAAAAATTGGGCATTACGATTATCGCATATAGCCCACTTGATAGGGGGTTTTTGGGTGGAAGTTTTGATAAAAATACCACCTTTCACCCTACCCTTGACTTTCGTGCGTCTATGCCGCGCTACACCAAAGAAGCCCTAGAAGAAAATCAAAAAGTCATAGACTTTATTAAAGATGTTGCAAAAAATAAGAGCATTAATGGCAAACCCGCAAGTGTTGCGCAAGTTGCTTTAGCGTGGATACTCTCAAACAAAAGTTTTGTTGTGCCAATCCCCGAAACAACCAAGATTCACCGCTTAGAAGAGAATCTTAATGCGCGTTTATTGCACTTTAGCCAAGAAGAGCTTAAAGAGATAAATACACAACTCAATAAGCTTGTTATTGTGGGTGAAAGATATGCGCCCGGAAGCGATGCAGCAAAAAGTGTGGGGTTATAA
- a CDS encoding flavodoxin, with amino-acid sequence MKALVAFFSASGITKEVAQKIAEITESQIYEIVPQEPYSKADLDWTNEQSRTSIEMRDKSSRPKIANPVDIGNCEIIFVGFPIWWYTAPHIINTFLESHDFSGKIIIPFCTSGGSELGNAPKDMQRSAPNAIFKQGRLMHFGESKASLKKWLDSLGLEV; translated from the coding sequence ATGAAAGCTTTAGTCGCGTTTTTTAGCGCAAGTGGTATCACCAAAGAAGTTGCGCAAAAGATTGCAGAGATTACAGAATCTCAAATCTATGAGATTGTGCCACAAGAGCCATACAGCAAAGCCGATTTGGATTGGACAAACGAACAAAGCCGCACGAGCATAGAAATGCGCGATAAATCCTCGCGCCCAAAAATTGCAAATCCTGTTGATATTGGCAATTGTGAAATTATCTTTGTGGGTTTTCCAATATGGTGGTACACCGCGCCGCATATTATCAATACTTTCTTAGAATCGCATGATTTTAGCGGCAAAATCATCATTCCATTTTGCACAAGTGGCGGGAGTGAATTGGGTAATGCACCAAAAGATATGCAACGCTCTGCTCCTAATGCGATTTTTAAACAAGGCAGACTAATGCACTTTGGCGAGAGCAAAGCAAGTCTTAAAAAATGGCTTGATAGTTTAGGATTAGAAGTGTAG
- the creD gene encoding cell envelope integrity protein CreD codes for MINLPKSQTSNYTKKTLLLFLLSLLLLIPLMMFDSISRDRQYNAKEAMEEIGKDWGDSNSLVTPAIVIPYNSDNDKTKFLHITPETYNAKVVLKPQKRKKGIYEAVIYNAEIAFEAEFDFNLYEASKMIDSDFVKFDMTEVTLNLPKVRKSEISTLTINQKPIAMGFAKPERIPISESWLKTPESIKITISGVLSARGHSSFEAFLDAQKNTLEIESPWENPSFSSLLPNHHSIDSNGFKATYTSGNENPIFSFSFSSALLTEYKQDEIKPLKIELYQGITEYRLIDRAVKYAYLFIALTFLALFLCEIASGKSVILLQYGLIGASLVVFYLSLLSFSEHFGFILAYILSSLSVIAPISLYTFSIMGEKRFAYIIGCIMVFLYVSLFLMLFQDAYALLIGTFIVMFAVYAAMFLTRHLNQTQESEAETK; via the coding sequence ATGATAAATCTCCCCAAAAGCCAAACTTCAAACTATACTAAAAAGACTTTATTGCTCTTTCTTTTGAGCCTCTTGCTGTTGATTCCTTTGATGATGTTTGATTCCATTTCACGCGATAGGCAATACAATGCAAAAGAGGCTATGGAAGAAATTGGAAAAGATTGGGGGGATTCTAATAGCCTCGTTACCCCTGCGATTGTCATTCCCTACAACTCCGATAACGACAAAACAAAGTTTCTACACATTACGCCAGAGACTTACAATGCCAAAGTCGTTTTGAAACCTCAAAAGAGAAAAAAGGGTATCTATGAGGCGGTGATTTATAATGCAGAGATTGCCTTTGAAGCGGAATTTGACTTCAATCTTTATGAGGCAAGCAAAATGATAGATTCTGATTTTGTCAAATTTGATATGACCGAGGTTACCTTGAATCTCCCCAAAGTGCGCAAAAGCGAAATTTCTACACTGACAATCAATCAAAAGCCCATAGCAATGGGATTTGCCAAACCAGAGCGCATTCCTATTAGTGAATCTTGGCTCAAAACTCCAGAATCTATTAAAATCACAATTAGTGGCGTATTGTCCGCACGAGGGCATTCATCTTTTGAAGCATTCCTTGATGCACAGAAAAACACCTTAGAGATTGAATCTCCTTGGGAGAATCCCTCTTTTAGCTCCCTTTTGCCAAACCACCATAGCATCGATTCTAATGGATTCAAGGCGACTTACACAAGCGGCAATGAAAATCCTATCTTTTCCTTTTCCTTTAGTTCTGCGCTTCTTACAGAGTATAAACAAGATGAAATCAAACCACTTAAAATAGAGCTTTATCAAGGAATCACTGAATATCGGCTGATTGATAGAGCGGTGAAATATGCTTATTTGTTTATCGCATTGACATTTTTAGCATTATTTTTATGCGAAATCGCAAGTGGCAAAAGCGTGATTTTATTGCAATATGGGCTTATTGGTGCTAGTTTGGTGGTATTCTACCTAAGCTTGCTTTCTTTTAGCGAACATTTCGGATTTATCCTTGCCTATATTCTCTCAAGCCTAAGCGTGATTGCACCTATTTCACTTTATACCTTTAGCATTATGGGCGAGAAAAGGTTTGCGTATATCATCGGGTGCATTATGGTGTTTTTATATGTGAGTTTATTCTTAATGCTTTTTCAAGATGCTTACGCGCTTTTGATTGGGACATTTATCGTGATGTTTGCAGTCTATGCGGCGATGTTTTTGACAAGGCATTTAAACCAAACGCAAGAATCAGAAGCAGAGACAAAATGA
- a CDS encoding aldo/keto reductase produces MKNNTIDRREFLKVSAILGASLSLGTSPLFALESQPDSKSMPKRTLGKGDRAFEVSALAFGLMGLNYHRSKVLGEKEAANIVAQCVDSGITLFDTAQVYGPNSNEILAGKILKPYLNKVYVTTKFGFGANADVLDSSPKRIKEVCEQSLKRLNLEQIPLFYQHRFDPKTPIEEVAQTIKELIKEGKVARWGVCELSAQTIEKAHKICPLTAVQSEYHLMWRNVESELFPTLEKLGIGFVAYSPLARGYLSGKLTKNSSFDPKNDNRATFPRYQDDTMAANYHIIERLSEFGKGKNPNAKDKNVTPAQIALAYLLAKKPYIIPLFGTTNTEHLRENLGALQVHLSTNDLAQLDKILDKISIQGDRYPPEQAKRVGQ; encoded by the coding sequence ATGAAAAACAACACAATAGATAGACGAGAGTTTTTAAAAGTCTCGGCAATACTAGGGGCAAGTTTGAGTTTAGGTACTTCGCCACTTTTTGCTTTAGAATCTCAACCCGATTCTAAGTCAATGCCCAAACGCACTTTGGGCAAAGGCGATAGAGCTTTTGAAGTCTCTGCCCTTGCCTTTGGGCTTATGGGACTCAACTATCACCGCAGCAAAGTTTTAGGCGAAAAAGAAGCGGCAAATATTGTCGCACAATGTGTTGATAGCGGAATCACGCTTTTTGACACCGCGCAAGTCTATGGACCCAATAGCAATGAAATCTTAGCGGGCAAGATTCTAAAACCCTATCTCAACAAAGTCTATGTAACAACCAAATTTGGTTTTGGGGCAAATGCTGATGTTTTAGACAGCTCGCCAAAACGTATCAAAGAAGTGTGCGAACAAAGCCTAAAACGACTAAACTTAGAGCAGATTCCACTTTTTTATCAACACCGATTTGACCCAAAAACACCGATAGAAGAAGTTGCCCAGACGATAAAAGAGCTAATAAAAGAAGGCAAAGTTGCAAGGTGGGGTGTATGCGAACTGAGCGCACAAACGATAGAAAAAGCGCATAAAATCTGCCCGCTTACCGCTGTGCAGAGCGAATATCATTTGATGTGGCGCAATGTCGAATCTGAACTCTTCCCTACCCTTGAAAAGTTAGGAATCGGCTTTGTGGCATATTCACCTTTGGCGCGTGGATATTTAAGTGGCAAGCTTACGAAAAATAGCAGTTTTGACCCAAAAAATGATAATCGCGCGACCTTTCCACGATACCAAGATGACACAATGGCGGCAAATTATCACATCATCGAGCGACTAAGCGAATTTGGCAAAGGCAAAAATCCAAATGCAAAAGACAAAAACGTAACTCCTGCACAAATTGCACTCGCTTATCTTTTGGCAAAAAAGCCTTATATTATCCCGCTTTTTGGCACGACAAACACAGAGCATTTGCGCGAAAATCTTGGTGCATTGCAAGTGCATTTAAGCACAAATGATTTAGCACAGCTTGATAAAATCCTTGATAAGATTAGTATTCAGGGCGACCGCTACCCACCCGAACAAGCAAAACGGGTGGGGCAATAG
- a CDS encoding DEAD/DEAH box helicase family protein, whose amino-acid sequence MTQAVIDIQSEAVEELVEVFKSKHTTTFKAPTGSGKTYMMGDFMHRILSEDKNAVFVVSSLSKGNLAEQNYQGFMRFKERFPTLKPYLIESDTDKKIEGALYIPTDYNVYVLPRDLYKEKSRLKQGALIVFLRTQQGFKDNEELKAQGYKQKRLYLIKDECHIATNNLDSLIKRNPKGVGYFEKVLNVSATPSLAKNQYPDVQIGEDRAIESQLIKEVEYRDEREVREEKRLSGALRQFVELKQKYLELIAINPCLIIQISNKDKAENELKIIKSVLGSLEFSHLKYMYISEKEVQCDSNDALKAKKLPPKKWRNYAKENSSSIDVIIFKMVISEGWDIPRACMLYQMRDTKSTQLTEQVIGRIRRNPRLLDFERLDKEAQELILKAYVYGVKPEEQSSIGVKLKGENAGGIYKNEIQEEFKIHTTRLRHREQNLTYSAQKIESVLQNSNGIGAEDIFTRYKNLNSNKELESLCAVYYQSAEERDEQIARWFALSGNAESIKKALSTDMCDYKNNMIIEPPKEIGCESVLPLQSTLNKSGYNKKISKWIWESAEKEVFYFDSEAEKEWIEILLNLRDEDAPNGERLIKRIQINQEKVYLLGKNFLSKSNLKFEYYCEGYHFSYPDFVLKDWKDRIHIFEVKSMRGGEGANFDTKQYEKKLESLKKCYEAVSSKLPYHFYIPTQTQSDWNVWYAYEGKEESIDKEKIKGILAKD is encoded by the coding sequence ATGACACAAGCAGTGATTGATATACAAAGCGAGGCAGTAGAGGAGCTAGTAGAGGTTTTCAAAAGCAAACACACCACGACTTTCAAAGCCCCTACAGGCAGTGGCAAAACCTATATGATGGGCGACTTTATGCACAGAATCTTAAGCGAGGACAAAAACGCGGTGTTTGTCGTCTCTAGTCTCTCTAAAGGCAATCTAGCGGAGCAAAACTATCAAGGCTTTATGCGTTTTAAAGAGAGATTCCCTACACTCAAGCCCTACTTGATAGAATCTGATACCGACAAAAAGATAGAGGGCGCACTCTATATCCCCACAGACTACAATGTCTATGTGTTGCCTAGAGATTTGTATAAAGAAAAAAGTCGTCTTAAACAAGGCGCATTAATCGTATTTTTGCGCACACAACAAGGCTTTAAAGACAATGAAGAACTAAAGGCGCAAGGTTATAAGCAAAAGCGACTTTATCTCATCAAAGATGAATGCCATATCGCGACAAATAATCTTGATAGTTTGATAAAGCGCAATCCAAAGGGTGTGGGGTATTTTGAAAAAGTGCTCAATGTTAGTGCCACACCAAGCCTAGCCAAAAACCAATACCCCGATGTGCAAATCGGCGAAGATAGGGCGATAGAATCTCAACTCATTAAAGAGGTGGAATACAGAGATGAGAGAGAGGTGAGAGAAGAAAAGAGGCTTAGCGGTGCTTTAAGGCAGTTTGTGGAGCTAAAACAGAAGTATTTAGAGCTTATTGCGATAAATCCTTGCCTCATTATTCAAATCTCTAATAAAGACAAAGCAGAAAATGAGCTAAAAATCATCAAAAGTGTGCTAGGAAGCTTAGAGTTTTCGCACTTAAAGTATATGTATATCAGCGAAAAAGAAGTGCAATGTGATAGCAATGACGCGCTGAAGGCAAAAAAGCTACCGCCCAAAAAATGGCGCAACTATGCCAAAGAAAACTCTAGCAGTATCGATGTGATTATCTTCAAAATGGTTATTAGTGAGGGTTGGGACATACCTAGAGCGTGTATGCTTTATCAAATGCGTGATACCAAAAGCACACAACTTACCGAGCAGGTCATCGGGCGCATTCGGCGGAATCCTAGACTGCTAGATTTTGAAAGGTTGGACAAAGAAGCACAAGAACTTATTTTAAAGGCGTATGTATATGGAGTGAAGCCAGAGGAACAAAGTAGCATTGGCGTGAAGTTAAAGGGAGAAAATGCGGGGGGAATATACAAAAATGAGATACAAGAGGAGTTTAAAATCCACACAACAAGGCTAAGACATAGAGAGCAAAACCTCACATATAGCGCACAAAAGATAGAATCTGTGCTTCAAAATAGCAATGGCATAGGAGCGGAGGATATTTTCACACGCTATAAGAATCTAAATAGCAATAAAGAGTTAGAGAGCCTTTGTGCAGTATATTATCAAAGCGCAGAAGAAAGAGATGAGCAAATAGCGCGGTGGTTTGCATTAAGTGGAAATGCCGAATCTATCAAAAAGGCTTTAAGTACGGATATGTGTGATTATAAAAACAATATGATAATAGAACCGCCTAAAGAGATAGGGTGTGAAAGTGTGCTGCCGCTCCAAAGCACACTTAATAAAAGCGGATATAACAAGAAAATCAGTAAATGGATATGGGAAAGTGCAGAAAAGGAAGTATTTTACTTTGATAGCGAAGCAGAAAAAGAATGGATAGAGATTTTATTAAACTTAAGAGATGAGGACGCTCCAAATGGAGAAAGGCTCATCAAAAGAATACAAATCAATCAAGAAAAGGTTTATTTACTAGGCAAAAACTTCTTGTCTAAGTCTAACTTGAAGTTTGAATATTATTGTGAGGGCTATCACTTCTCTTATCCCGACTTTGTGCTAAAAGATTGGAAAGATAGAATCCATATCTTTGAGGTCAAAAGTATGCGTGGAGGAGAGGGGGCGAACTTTGACACAAAGCAATATGAAAAGAAGCTAGAATCCCTTAAAAAATGCTATGAGGCAGTCTCTAGCAAACTCCCTTATCACTTCTATATCCCTACACAAACACAAAGCGACTGGAATGTCTGGTATGCTTATGAGGGGAAAGAAGAAAGCATTGATAAAGAGAAAATAAAAGGAATTTTGGCAAAAGACTAG
- a CDS encoding MerR family transcriptional regulator, with amino-acid sequence MAWTIIEVERKTGIPSTKIRFWIKKGLFPYLETDKNKVRYFSQNDIDALRWIEYLRETKMDIKTIKHYIDLYFQGDKTLKERKEIIKKQVEFVKKDLAKTKEILKILEEKHKMYENLECAKQKEY; translated from the coding sequence ATGGCTTGGACAATTATAGAAGTAGAGCGAAAAACCGGAATCCCCTCAACCAAGATTCGCTTTTGGATTAAAAAGGGGCTATTCCCCTATCTGGAAACCGATAAGAATAAAGTGCGGTATTTTAGCCAAAATGATATTGACGCGTTGCGTTGGATTGAGTATTTACGAGAAACCAAAATGGACATTAAGACGATAAAGCATTATATTGACCTCTATTTTCAGGGCGACAAAACCCTAAAAGAGCGTAAAGAAATTATCAAAAAGCAAGTAGAATTTGTCAAAAAAGATTTGGCAAAAACAAAAGAGATTTTAAAAATCTTAGAAGAAAAACACAAGATGTATGAAAATCTTGAATGTGCCAAACAAAAGGAGTATTGA
- a CDS encoding site-specific DNA-methyltransferase, which yields MTKLLQNLGEFYICQGAKIFNQDCTEGLKELKDNSIDFIVTDPPYFIDGMGNEWNDNNLKTKAAKSGVIGGLPVGMKFDKSQGEKLQNFMNPLAKEFYRVLRPGGFCVVFSQARLYHRMAMSLDLAEFEIRDMLAWKYEGQAKAFSQTHFIRKDKTLNEEQKESLIKELEGYKTPQLKPQIEPMVLAQKPKVGTFVQNWQQYKLGLINTNESLDGRFPGNVMEVSKQSRKQESDEKIEHLTRKPVCLISHLIKLFTREGQIVLDPFMGSGSHAIAALQNHRKFIGYEIEQKYFEIAKQRIEKEIL from the coding sequence ATGACAAAGCTACTTCAAAATCTAGGGGAATTTTATATATGTCAAGGGGCAAAAATTTTTAATCAAGATTGCACAGAGGGGTTAAAAGAATTAAAAGATAATTCAATTGATTTTATTGTAACAGACCCTCCATATTTTATAGACGGAATGGGGAATGAGTGGAATGATAATAATCTCAAAACCAAAGCCGCAAAAAGCGGTGTCATTGGTGGTTTGCCTGTGGGTATGAAGTTTGATAAATCGCAAGGAGAAAAATTGCAAAATTTTATGAACCCTTTGGCAAAAGAATTTTATAGAGTTTTAAGACCCGGTGGATTTTGTGTTGTGTTTTCGCAAGCTAGGCTTTATCATAGAATGGCAATGAGCTTAGATTTGGCAGAGTTTGAAATCCGAGATATGCTCGCTTGGAAATACGAAGGGCAAGCAAAGGCATTTTCGCAAACTCATTTTATTCGCAAAGACAAAACATTAAACGAAGAACAAAAAGAATCGTTAATTAAAGAGCTAGAGGGCTACAAAACACCACAGCTTAAACCACAGATTGAACCTATGGTTTTGGCGCAAAAACCAAAAGTAGGTACGTTTGTGCAAAATTGGCAACAATACAAATTAGGGCTTATCAATACCAATGAAAGTTTAGATGGTAGATTCCCGGGCAATGTTATGGAAGTCTCAAAACAAAGTAGAAAACAAGAAAGCGATGAGAAAATAGAACATTTGACACGTAAGCCTGTGTGTCTGATTTCTCATCTGATTAAACTTTTTACACGAGAGGGGCAAATTGTGCTTGACCCCTTTATGGGTAGTGGTTCGCATGCGATTGCTGCATTGCAAAATCATCGCAAGTTTATAGGCTATGAAATTGAGCAAAAATATTTTGAGATAGCGAAGCAACGAATTGAGAAAGAAATTTTGTAG